A portion of the Achromobacter sp. MFA1 R4 genome contains these proteins:
- a CDS encoding alpha/beta hydrolase: protein MGTPHPELAAFLDLVAAAGNPPMHEAGIAQARADYDAATPMLDAPGDPRVLTQDLKVPARDGASIPARLYQPGTADRSDLPLLLFLHGGGYCLGGLASHDSLCRDLAALTPCAVLALDYRRAPEHRFPTAYLDAQDAWTWLLAPGAPLGWQPGRVAVGGDSVGGTLAAALSLHARDAGGVAPVLQLLLYPCTSASPDFPSKQRYATGHLLEAATLDWMYANTLSRPEDAEDWRFAPLAHPDLRGVAPAHIALAECDLLVDEGTAYARRLEQAGVATRLDIYPGMVHDFARLGNIVEQTAVLRADLARALDAAFRRNAVDA, encoded by the coding sequence ATGGGCACGCCGCATCCCGAGCTGGCCGCGTTTCTGGACCTGGTTGCCGCGGCCGGCAATCCACCCATGCACGAGGCCGGCATCGCGCAGGCCCGCGCGGACTATGACGCGGCCACGCCGATGCTGGATGCGCCGGGCGACCCGCGCGTCCTGACGCAAGACCTGAAGGTGCCCGCGCGGGATGGCGCCAGCATCCCCGCGCGCCTGTATCAGCCCGGCACGGCGGACCGCTCGGACCTGCCGCTCCTGTTGTTCCTGCATGGCGGCGGCTATTGCCTGGGCGGCCTGGCGTCCCATGATTCCCTGTGCCGGGATCTGGCGGCGCTGACGCCGTGCGCGGTGCTGGCGCTGGATTACCGGCGGGCGCCCGAGCACCGCTTTCCCACTGCCTACCTGGACGCACAGGATGCGTGGACGTGGCTGTTGGCGCCCGGCGCGCCGCTGGGGTGGCAGCCCGGCCGCGTTGCCGTGGGCGGAGACAGCGTCGGCGGCACGCTCGCCGCCGCGTTGAGCCTGCACGCGCGCGACGCGGGCGGCGTGGCGCCCGTGCTGCAGCTGCTGCTGTATCCGTGCACCAGCGCCAGTCCCGACTTTCCGTCCAAACAGCGCTACGCCACCGGCCACCTGCTGGAGGCCGCGACGTTGGACTGGATGTATGCAAACACCCTGAGCCGTCCCGAGGACGCGGAGGACTGGCGCTTCGCGCCGCTGGCGCACCCGGACCTGCGCGGCGTGGCGCCCGCCCATATCGCGCTGGCCGAATGCGACTTGCTGGTCGACGAAGGCACGGCATACGCGCGCCGGCTGGAACAGGCCGGTGTCGCCACGCGCCTGGATATCTACCCGGGCATGGTGCATGACTTCGCGCGGCTGGGGAACATCGTCGAACAGACGGCCGTCCTGCGCGCCGACCTGGCGCGCGCGCTGGACGCCGCCTTCAGGCGGAACGCCGTGGACGCCTGA